The Anaeromyxobacter sp. Fw109-5 genomic interval CGGCCCGTGCGCGGTGCGGGCGATCCCGCGGCCGAGCTCCGGCGGCGCCGAGATCACGCGGGGCCAGCCGAGCAGGTCGAGCACCACCGCGGCGCCGCACACGTCCACGATGGAGTCCACCGCCCCCACCTCGTGGAAGTGCACCTCCTCCACCGGGACGCCGTGGACCTTGGCCTCCGCGCGGCCGATGCGCTCGAAGAGCGCGCGGGCGGTGGCCCTCACGCGCGGCGCGAGCCCGCTCGCGTCGAGCAGCGCCAGGATGTCCCGGAGCGAGCGCGCCGGGGGCTCCTCGCCCTCGACCACCACGTCGACGTGGGTGCCCATGATCGCCGACGCGCTCCGGCGCTGCACCTCGAGCCGCCACCCCGGCACGCCGAGGGAGCGCAGGGCCGCCTCGAGGCGCGCCCGGTCCACGCCGAGGTCCAGGGCGGCCGCGAGGAACATGTCGCCGGCGATGCCGCCGATGGGTTCGAGGACGAGCAGGGGCTGCATGGCACCGCTCCGTTACTCTCGGGCGACGAGGCCCGCAACGAACGCCGCGCCGAAGCCGTTGTCGATGTTCACCACCGTCACGTTGGGCGCGCACGAGTTCAGCATGGTCAGCAGCGGCGCGATCCCGCCCAGCGAGGCGCCGTAGCCGACCGAGGTGGGCACGCCGATCACCGGCCGGCCCACGAGCCCGCCCACCACCGAGGGGAGCGCGCCCTCCATGCCCGCCACCACGATGACCGCCCGCGCCCGCTCGAGGTCGCCGCGGCGGGCGAGCAGGCGGTGCAGCCCGGCCACGCCCACGTCGTAGATGCGGATCGCCTCGACGCCCATCACGTCGAGCGTGACCGCCGCCTCCTCGCACACCGGGATGTCGCTCGTGCCGGCGCAGCAGACCGCGACCGGCCCGCGCGCGGGCAGGTCCATCCGCCCCTTGCGCAGCGTGCGCGACACCGGATCGTAGGTCGCGCCCTTCACCGCCCGGCGCGCCGCGGCGGCCTTGTCCGGCGCGAGGCGCGTCACGAGCAGCGGGCCCCGCGCGGCGAGCTGCTTCGCGATGGCGGCCACCTGGGCGGCCGTCTTGGACTCCGCGAGCACCACCTCGGGCATGCCGACGCGCAGGGCGCGGTGCGTGTCGAGGGTGGCCACGTCGCCGAGGCGCTCGAACGGCGCGTGCTTCATGTCCGCGACCGCGTCGTCCACGGTGGTGTCGCCCTTGCGGACGCCGTCGAGGAGCCGGC includes:
- the larB gene encoding nickel pincer cofactor biosynthesis protein LarB, encoding MDERKLRRLLDGVRKGDTTVDDAVADMKHAPFERLGDVATLDTHRALRVGMPEVVLAESKTAAQVAAIAKQLAARGPLLVTRLAPDKAAAARRAVKGATYDPVSRTLRKGRMDLPARGPVAVCCAGTSDIPVCEEAAVTLDVMGVEAIRIYDVGVAGLHRLLARRGDLERARAVIVVAGMEGALPSVVGGLVGRPVIGVPTSVGYGASLGGIAPLLTMLNSCAPNVTVVNIDNGFGAAFVAGLVARE